In Bombus fervidus isolate BK054 chromosome 13, iyBomFerv1, whole genome shotgun sequence, a single genomic region encodes these proteins:
- the LOC139993880 gene encoding uncharacterized protein codes for MAKRKAYKQSRRKQCLDQSQESLLQKSDTSDEVNCVQHKYTPFKKRSKSTELLLHQRSPESVLFESDQPDLSCYDDLSPEIVPTLRRIKLDLNKSDKNEEERKVEQKGPELIEINQVNNLFKQNIDKSTEKCFPLDKTLSMNDEIKLEMNDCQSLQEEKSFSRNRLDIYSCNNQLCSSKSTYNFPCDYTSELTPQFTNFNSESEPQNGYHNFFDEFQTTISACESVGRYEEKWNGQDRDTRYEIVNEKNSQNSAGNKFINNWSECRRILSNLRHLNSLRVRTANQEFFGNLLPKYKKCDETRLLQISSLSYNTPSWKENSDERTNKRPFIDETDKIDNKVDDMRNYRKVESNTRIRARSYTPYSGSPPPAKRCRTTLKFDDEDMERLEKPVATNTVTDLLPMEKKNVQKRLYPKPTITKTPWSADSSESPTTLILDLPAMSNSGGCNKCLEDPTCASYHENKKFQRFRSVKKPIAKIVLFCVWMIKRITTVLKESYENFKAATTSTSTRRQMEELSQIVIKLRLENEQMINTFLDKVTRLSDQITQVRASNVSVIGTLTAEISGMQDITKKLVSGNETLMQELQRLQQALENTRIKSPKKPPSPPPPIPSVSLSSTPFAVFPPAPPPPPPPPPPPAPPLPFLPPPAPAIPPAKSPAQPITPITPSNGRSVRMPSRKCSTPLFNRPAITVEDLLKVTLKKAPQNVKENRRNTIPGPKGPVVSLDMLRSVKLKSARRRTSDQMSRSPRSGRILKTRTASSLSLSPIMKGTDNSLSRILKQVDINKRPRRLLTNSSSFRENIIGKDNQSQKVEASGSRSMIV; via the exons ATGGCAAAGAGGAAAGCTTACAAACAATCTCGACGTAAGCAATGTCTTGATCAATCCCAGGAAAgtttattacaaaaatcaGATACCTCTGACGAGGTCAATTGCGTGCAACACAAATATACTCCATTCAAGAAAAGGTCGAAGTCCACTGAACTACTTTTGCATCAGAGATCCCCAGAATCTGTGCTCTTCGAATCCGATCAACCTGATTTGTCATGCTATGACGATTTAAGTCCAGAAATCGTGCCCACACTTCGTCgaataaaattagatttaaataaatcagaCAAAAatgaggaagaaagaaaagttgaACAAAAGGGACCAGAATTGATCGAAATAAACCAggtaaacaatttatttaagcAAAATATCGATAAGTCTACAGAAAAATGCTTTCCATTGGACAAAACTTTATCAATgaacgatgaaataaaattagaaatgaaTGACTGCCAGTCTCTGCAGGAGGAAAAATCTTTTTCAAGAAATAGGCTCGACATTTATAGTTGCAATAACCAACTTTGTTCCTCGAAATCGACTTACAATTTTCCTTGCGATTATACATCAGAACTAACACCACAATTTACTAACTTTAATTCAGAATCAGAACCTCAAAATGGATACCATAATTTTTTTGATGAATTCCAAACTACGATCTCTGCTTGCGAGTCTGTGGGTCGATATGAAGAAAAATGGAACGGACAAGATCGAGATACGAGATATGAAATAGTAAACGAGAAGAATTCGCAGAATTCGGctggaaataaatttattaataattggaGCGAGTGTAGACGAATTCTTTCGAATTTACGACACTTGAACAGTTTAAGGGTTCGAACGGCGAATCAAGAATTTTTTGGGAATCTTTTaccaaaatataagaaatgtgACGAAACAAGATTACTGCAGATAAGCTCACTTTCTTATAATACACCATCTTGGAAAGAAAATTCagacgaacgaacgaataagCGTCCTTTTATAGATGAAACTGACAAGATCGATAATAAAGTCGATGACATGCGAAATTATAGGAAAGTAGAGAGTAATACGAGAATTAGAGCTCGTTCGTATACTCCTTACAGTGGCTCTCCACCACCTGCCAAAAGATGTCGAACAACGCTGAAATTTGACGATGAAGATATGGAGAGGTTAGAAAAACCTGTTGCTACCAACACGGTTACTGATTTATtaccaatggagaaaaaaaatgttcagAAACGTCTTTATCCTAAGCCGACGATAACGAAGACGCCTTGGAGCGCTGACAGCTCTGAATCTCCCACCACTTTAATTTTGGATCTTCCGGCTATGTCTAATTCTGGTGGATGCAACAAATGTCTCGAagat CCCACATGCGCCAGCTACCATGAAAACAAAAAGTTTCAAAGATTTCGTTCAGTCAAGAAACCCATCGCTAAAATCGTTCTGTTCTGCGTCTGGAtgataaaacgaataacgacCGTGTTGAAAGAG agTTACGAAAACTTCAAAGCCGCTACAACATCAACATCAACGAGGCGGCAAATGGAGGAGCTCAGTCAAATCGTGATAAAGTTACGCTTGGAGAACGAGCAGATGATCAACACATTCCTGGACAAAGTTACTCGTTTGTCTGACCAAATTACACAG GTGCGTGCAAGCAACGTAAGTGTCATCGGTACTTTAACCGCAGAGATTAGCGGCATGCAAGACATCACCAAGAAGTTGGTCAGTGGTAACGAAACTTTGATGCAGGAACTACAAAGATTGCAGCAAGCGTTGGAGAATACGCGAATAAAATCTCCAAAGAAACCTCCGTCGCCTCCACCACCGATACCATCAGTTTCACTATCATCTACCCCGTTTGCCGTTTTTCCTCCAGCTCCTCCGCCACCCCCACCTCCCCCACCTCCACCAGCACCTCCTTTGCCATTTCTGCCTCCACCAGCTCCTGCAATTCCGCCAGCAAAGTCGCCGGCGCAGCCGATTACACCGATCACCCCGAGCAACGGCAGAAGCGTCAGGATGCCCTCGAGAAAGTGCTCGACGCCGTTGTTTAATAGGCCAGCTATAACCGTCGAGGATTTGCTGAAGGTGACCCTAAAAAAAGCACCGCAGAACGTTAAG gaGAACAGAAGAAACACAATACCAGGACCAAAGGGGCCAGTGGTTTCCTTGGACATGCTACGTAgcgtaaaattaaaatctgcCAGGCGCAGAACAAGCGATCAGATGTCAAGATCACCGAGGAGCGGTCGAATACTTAAAACGCGAACAGCATCGAGCCTCAGCTTGTCTCCGATCATGAAGGGTACAGATAACTCGTTGAGTCGAATTCTGAAGCAGGTGGATATTAATAAACGGCCACGACGTCTGTTGACGAACTCGTCGAGTTTTCGCGAGAACATTATCGGAAAAGATAATCAGTCGCAGAAAGTGGAAGCCAGTGGTTCGCGATCGATGATTGTGTAA
- the 14-3-3epsilon gene encoding tyrosine 3-monooxygenase/tryptophan 5-monooxygenase activation protein epsilon, with the protein MSEREDNVYKAKLAEQAERYDEMVEAMKKVASLDVELTVEERNLLSVAYKNVIGARRASWRIISSIEQKEENKGAERKLEMIRQYRSQVEKELKDICADILGVLDKHLLPCASTGESKVFYYKMKGDYHRYLAEFAVGNDRKEAAENSLVAYKAASDTAMTDLPPTHPIRLGLALNFSVFYYEILNSPDRACRLAKAAFDDAIAELDTLSEESYKDSTLIMQLLRDNLTLWTSDMQGDGEGEQKEQLQDVEDQDVS; encoded by the exons ATGTCGGAACGGGAGGACAACGTTTATAAAGCGAAATTGGCTGAGCAAGCGGAACGCTATGACG AAATGGTCGAGGCGATGAAGAAGGTTGCCTCGTTGGATGTGGAGCTGACCGTCGAGGAGAGGAATCTCCTTTCTGTCGCCTACAAAAATGTGATCGGTGCGAGAAGGGCGTCTTGGAGAATAATATCTAGCATTGAACAAAAGGAGGAGAACAAAGGCGCCGAGAGAAAGCTGGAGATGATCCGCCAGTACCGATCTCAGGTCGAAAAGGAACTGAAAGACATCTGCGCTGATATCCTCGGAGTTTTGGACAAACATCTGCTCCCGTGTGCGTCTACTGGGGAGTCGAAAGTCTTCTATTACAAAAT GAAAGGCGATTATCACCGTTACCTTGCTGAGTTCGCCGTCGGCAACGACAGGAAGGAAGCGGCAGAGAACTCTTTGGTCGCTTACAAAGCGGCGAGCGACACCGCCATGACCGACCTTCCACCGACTCATCCCATCCGCTTAGGATTGGCGCTCAACTTCTCCGTGTTCTATTATGAGATCCTCAATAGTCCCGACAGAGCATGTCGTCTCGCGAAAGCTGCCTTTGACGACGCGATCGCGGAACTAGACACGTTGTCCGAGGAGAGTTACAAAGATTCTACCCTCATCATGCAGCTTCTCAGGGACAATCTTACTCTCTGGACGTCGGATATGCAAGGAGACG GGGAGGGCGAACAGAAGGAGCAGTTGCAAGATGTGGAAGATCAGGACGTATCGTAA